One Gossypium hirsutum isolate 1008001.06 chromosome A11, Gossypium_hirsutum_v2.1, whole genome shotgun sequence genomic window carries:
- the LOC107888717 gene encoding protein MON2 homolog isoform X3 — MTSLRTNYELEGEVGEPYFRRLVLRSVAHIIKLYSSSLITECEVFLSMLIKLTFLDLPLWHRILVLEILRGFCVEARTLRILFQNFDMHPKNTNVVEGMVKALARVVSSVQFLETSEESLAAVAGMFSSKAKGIEWSLDNDASNAAVLVASEAHAISLAIEGLLGVVFTVASLTDEAVDAGELESPRCDYVPSAKCTGKTAVLCISMVDSLWLTILDALSLILARSQGEAIVLEILKGYQAFTQACGVLHAIEPLNSFLASLCKFTINFPNEVERRSGVLLSPASKRSDINFDQRDNIVLTPKNVQALRTLFNIAHRLHNVLGPSWVLVLETLSALDRAIHSPHAATQEISTSVPRVTRALSGQYSDFSILSSLNSQLFESSALMHISAVKSLLSALCQLSHQCMLDTSSGFGPSTSQKIGSISFSVERMISILVNNLHRVLPLWDQVVGHFLELADNSNQHLRNMALDALDQSICAVLGSENEDHALSRSDDNSQDLESNETELRLLESAVISPLRVLYSSSQSIDVRAGSLKILLHVLERCGEKLRYCWPDILELLRSVADASEKDLVTLGFQSLRVIMNDGLSSIPPDYLNVCIDVTGAYGAQKTELNISLTAIGLLWTTTDFIVKGLSHESAEEKETEIMEVISVSNKMDGQNGEEQTDNISVDMNSHSPSANMVDRDKLIVSVFSLLQKLGADERPEVRNSAIRTLFQILGGHGQKLSESMWEDCLWNYVFPTLDRVSHMAATSSKDEWQGKELGIRGGKAVHMLIHHSRNTAQKQWDETLVLVFGGIARLLRSFFPFLRSLNNFWSGWESLLLFVKNSIFNGSKEVSLAAINCLQTTVLGHCSKGNFPTPYLVSVLDVYEVFLQKSPNYNGSTTIKVKQEVLLGLGELYVQAQRMFDDQMYKRLLAIIGLAIKQTVTKSDNCEAEPGHVPHLLRTVLEVLPMLRPAEHLSSMWLILLRELLQYLPGQDSPPQGEEEEAGEVSTSDHIPDVNVKMKCETSNDTASASVQKAELPSPTSSSAQEATVNIPSYLLAEKLIPVLVDLILQAPAVEKYIIFPEVIHSLGRSMTTRRDNPDDSLWRLAVKGFNRMLVGDISETTVDSGPDSKFSKPARLRIWKKVADVYEIFLVGYCGRALPSNSLSPATLKDDESLEMTIVDILGEHILKSPIDAPIEILQRLVSTLDRCASRTCSLPVETVELMPLHCSRFSLKCLQTLFSLSSFSDEEGNWSLTRSEVSKLVIMVLMMRCECILNRFLADEKDVGDRPLPTVRLEEVIFVLQELARLVIHSDTASVLPLNPHLRSTLAEGSSGKQPHLLVLFPSLSELVVSREGRVRELVKDLLKLIANELTLEKVSTGC, encoded by the exons ATGACTTCACTCCGAACCAACTATGAG CTTGAAGGAGAAGTTGGAGAGCCATATTTCCGTCGCTTGGTCTTACGATCTGTTGCTCATATTATCAAGCTTTACAGTTCATCTCTTATTACGGAATGTGAG GTTTTCCTTAGCATGCTGATCAAATTAACTTTTCTTGATCTGCCATTATGGCATCGAATTCTCGTTCTCGAGATCCTAAGA GGCTTTTGTGTGGAAGCACGGACATTACGCATCCTTTTCCAAAACTTTGATAT GCATCCAAAGAACACAAATGTTGTGGAGGGTATGGTTAAAGCTCTTGCTCGAGTTGTTTCAAGTGTACAG TTTCTTGAGACTAGTGAAGAGAGCCTGGCAGCAGTTGCGGGGATGTTCAGTAGCAAAGCTAAAG GAATTGAGTGGAGTCTTGACAATGATGCATCAAATGCTGCAGTCCTGGTTGCTAGCGAGGCACATGCTATTTCTTTGGCAATTGAAGGTTTGCTGGGTGTTGTCTTTACTGTAGCTTCACTGACTGATGAAGCTGTGGATGCTGGGGAG CTTGAATCTCCTAGATGTGATTATGTACCTTCAGCAAAATGTACGGGAAAAACTGCAGTTCTCTGTATTTCAATGGTTGATTCATTGTGGTTGACTATTCTTGATGCTCTGTCCCTTATTTTAGCAAG GTCTCAAGGAGAGGCTATTGTGTTGGAAATATTAAAGGGGTATCAGGCATTTACTCAG GCATGTGGAGTACTTCATGCCATAGAGCCTTTAAATTCTTTCTTAGCATCACTTTGCAAATTTACCATCAATTTCCCAAACGAAGTGGAAAGAAGAAG TGGCGTATTACTCTCTCCTGCATCAAAGCGTTCTGATATAAATTTTGACCAGAGAGATAACATTGTCCTTACACCAAAGAACGTGCAG GCTTTGAGGACTCTCTTCAACATTGCTCATAGACTACATAATGTGTTGGGCCCCTCTTGGGTTTTG GTGTTGGAAACTTTGTCTGCGCTGGACAGAGCAATCCATTCGCCACATGCTGCCACACAG GAAATTTCTACATCTGTGCCAAGAGTTACAAGAGCATTATCTGGTCAATACAGTGATTTCAGTATTCTCTCCTCTTTAAATTCTCAG CTGTTCGAGAGCTCAGCACTTATGCACATATCTGCTGTTAAGTCACTTCTTTCTGCACTTTGTCAATTGTCACATCAATGCATGCTTGACACTTCAAGTGGTTTTGGACCATCAACAAGTCAGAAAATTGGGAGTATCAGTTTTTCAGTTGAAAGAATGATATCCATCCTTGTCAACAATCTTCACC GTGTTTTACCATTGTGGGATCAAGTTGTTGGGCACTTTCTTGAG CTTGCTGACAATTCTAATCAGCATTTGAGAAACATGGCACTTGATGCGTTGGATCAATCAATTTGTGCTGTTTTAGGTTCTGAAAATGAAGATCATGCATTGTCCAGATCTGATGACAATTCTCAGGAT TTAGAAAGTAATGAAACAGAACTAAGGCTGCTTGAATCTGCTGTCATATCTCCTCTGAGGGTCCTATATTCGTCTTCTCAAAGCATTGATGTCCGTGCTGGGTCATTGAAAATTCTTCTGCATGTCTTGGAG AGGTGCGGAGAAAAATTGCGATACTGTTGGCCTGATATACTTGAATTGTTGAG GTCAGTTGCAGATGCATCTGAAAAGGATCTTGTCACTCTGGGTTTCCAG AGCCTGCGTGTGATTATGAATGATGGACTTTCATCCATACCTCCAGACTATCTCAATGT ATGTATTGATGTTACTGGAGCATATGGTGCTCAAAAAACCGAGTTGAATATAAGCTTGACTGCAATTGGGCTATTATGGACTACAACGGACTTTATTGTGAAGGGATTGTCACATGAGTCTGCAGAAGAGAAGGAAACAG AAATTATGGAGGTTATTTCTGTTTCAAATAAAATGGATGGTCAAAATGGGGAAGAGCAGACGGACAATATATCTGTTGACATGAACAGCCATTCTCCCTCAGCCAATATGGTGGACCGAGATAAGTTGATAGTCTCTGTTTTCTCATTGCTTCAAAAACTTGGAGCTGATGAAAGGCCAGAG GTTAGAAATTCAGCTATCAGGACACTCTTTCAAATTCTTGGAGGTCATGGGCAAAAACTTTCAGAAAGCATGTGGGAGGACTGTCTCTGGAATTATGTTTTCCCAACATTAGATCGTGTTTCCCATATG GCAGCAACTTCATCAAAGGATGAATGGCAAGGGAAAGAACTTGGAATTCGAGGAGGAAAAGCAGttcacatgcttattcatcaTAG tCGGAACACAGCTCAGAAACAATGGGATGAAACACTTGTACTAGTCTTCGGTGGAATAGCACGATTGTTGcgttctttctttcctttcctcaGAAGCTTAAACAATTTCTGGTCGG GGTGGGAATCTTTGCTTCTCTTTGTAAAAAATAGCATTTTCAATGGTAGTAAAGAGGTTTCTCTTGCAGCAATAAATTGTTTACAGACAACCGTGCTTGGTCATTGCAGCAAG GGGAACTTTCCAACACCTTATCTTGTCTCAGTACTAGATGTCTATGaggtttttcttcaaaaatcacCAAACTACAATGGTAGTACAACTATCAAGGTGAAGCAGGAGGTTTTGCTCGGTCTTG GAGAACTGTATGTGCAAGCACAAAGGATGTTTGATGATCAAATGTACAAACGGTTGCTTGCAATCATTGGTTTGGCAATCAAGCAGACTGTGACAAAAAGTGACAACTGTGAAGCTGAGCCT GGACATGTTCCTCATTTGTTACGAACTGTGCTGGAAGTCTTGCCAATGTTACGCCCAGCTGAGCACCTTTCTTCAATGTGGCTCATTCTTCTACGAGAACTCTTACAATATCTTCCAGGCCAAGATTCTCCTCCACAGGGTGAGGAAGAGGAGGCAGGAGAAGTTAGCACTAGTGATCATATTCCAG ATGTTAATGTGAAAATGAAGTGTGAGACGTCCAATGATACTGCCTCTGCCTCTGTGCAGAAGGCTGAACTTCCATCTCCGACTTCCAGTTCTGCTCAAGAAGCAACAGTTAATATCCCCAGTTATTTGTTGGCAGAAAAACTTATTCCCGTTCTGGTAGATCTCATTCTACAAGCTCCAGCAGTTGAAAAGTATATCATTTTTCCGGAAGTTATACATAGCCTTGGGAG gTCAATGACAACAAGAAGAGACAATCCCGATGATTCACTTTGGAGATTAGCTGTTAAGGGCTTTAATCGTATGCTTGTTGGTGATATCAGCGAAACAACTGTGGACAGTGGACCAGATTCAAAATTTAGTAAGCCTGCAAGGTTGCGTATATGGAAAAAAGTTGCTGATGTCTATGAAATTTTTCTTGTGGGTTATTGTGGGCGTGCTCTTCCTTCCAATTCCCTCTCACCTGCCACACTCAAGGATGATGAGTCCCTTGAGATGACCATTGTAGACATTCTGGGTGAGCATATTCTTAAGTCCCCAATTGATGCCCCTATTGAG ATTCTGCAACGACTTGTTTCTACCTTGGACCGCTGTGCATCTCGTACATGCTCTTTACCTGTTGAGACTGTGGAACTTATGCCTCTCCATTGTAGTAGGTTTTCCTTGAAATGCTTACAGACATTATTTTCCCTGAGCAG CTTTAGTGATGAAGAGGGTAATTGGAGTTTGACGAGATCTGAGGTCAGCAAACTAGTGATCATGGTACTCATGATGAGATGTGAATGCATCTTAAATAGATTTTTAGCTGATGAAAAGGATGTTG GTGATCGTCCTCTACCAACAGTAAGGCTTGAAGAAGTAATCTTTGTCCTTCAGGAACTAGCTCGTCTCGtgattcattctgacactgcaTCAGTTCTTCCTCTGAATCCCCATTTAAGAAGTACCCTAGCAGAGGGAAGTTCTGGCAAGCAACCACATCTGCTTGTTCTTTTTCCCTCCCTCTCCGAACTAGTTGTATCGAG GGAAGGTAGAGTAAGAGAGCTGGTAAAAGATTTGCTCAAACTCATTGCAAACGAACTCACTTTAGAGAAAGTTAGCACAGGCTGTTGA